The DNA region TGCCCCGTCAGTTCTTCAATACCATCCTGTCGTTGAATAATTCGATTCACATCCGTCAACGGGCGTTCCAACCAACGGCGTAACAGACGTGCCCCCATGGCAGTATGGGTGTGATCCAATATTTCAAGAAGCGTTCCCCGTCGCCCTCCATCACGCATATTTCGCGTGATTTCTAAATTCCGTAAACAGTCTTCTCCGAGTAAAAGGCAATCCTCTTCACGAATAGGCATCACCGTATGAAACTCTGCTGCATCAGCCTTCATCATTTCTTTTAGATATGCTGCCAGCCATGCAAAGACACAGCGGATATTTTCATCTCCTAACGCTTCCGCCACGTGGGGAACCGGATAATCCCCCTCCTCTCCACGCCGGGTAAGAAGACAACCTCCAAGACGCGCCCGGCAGTAAGCTTCCAGTCTCCCATAAAAATTATCACTTAAAGAGCATACTGCTTCTGTCGGTGCATAAACAGACAGCATATCAAAAAATGCTTCCCGTTCTTTCTTTTTATCCCAAATTCCCCACCAGCATTCCCCTGTGGAAATATCCGCCAGTACCGCGTCAATGTCATTATCCGTTTCATAAAGGTAAGCAAGATAATTATTGGATTTATCGGCGATAGAATTTTCAAAAAGGATCGTTCCCGGCGTAACGATACGAATCACATCACGCTTCACTAAGCCTTTCGCTTTTTTCGGATCCTCCAATTGTTCACAAATGGCAACCTTATAGCCTTTCTGTACAAGCCGGTAAATATACGTTTCTGCCGCATGATACGGAATCCCGCACATAGGAACTCTTCCTTCAGGGCCCGCATTCTTCCCCGTCAGCGTCAATTCCAATTCATGAGAAACAGTTACTGCATCGTCATAAAAAAGCTCATAAAAATCACCGAGCCGATAAAAAAGAAATGCGTCTTTGTGCTCATTCTTAATAGACTTGTATTGTTCCATCAAAGGAGATTTAGCTGCCATCTGTATCACTCCACAATAGTTCCTTTTAATATCCAGGTCTGCGCCGTATCTACACGCACCTTCAAAATGTCGCCCACAGAAAGAGACCCTGCCTTAGGAAAAATAACCATCTTATTGCCTGATGTACGACCGAACCAATTATCAGGATTCTGTTTTGTTTCCCCTTCCGCAATGACAGTATACACCTTCCCTTCCATTTCCTTATTAAGAGAAAGACTGATTTCATTTTCCACATTCATGATTTCCTGCAAACGGCGGTGGCAGACAGCATCAGACACCTGATTTGTCATACGCGCCGCAGGAGTTCCTCTGCGGGGAGAATAAATAAAGGTATAGGCTGAATCAAACTTCATTTCTTTAAGGAGTGTAAGCGTTTCCTCATGCATGTCCTCCGTCTCGCCAGGAAATCCAGTGATCAGATCAGTCGTCACAGTGATGCCAGGCATCTTTTCCCGGACGTACTTTAGAAGCTCCTTAAAACGCTCAATTGTGTATCCGCGGTTCATCCGCCGCAGTATTTCATTCGCCCCATGCTGAACGGGAAGATGCATATGGCGCACCACCTTGGGTGAAGCAGCCATAGCATCCACCATTCCAAAAGTCATATCCTTGGGATGAGACGTCATATAACGAACACGCTTAATTCCGTCAATCTTGTCAATGGCGTGAATCAGACTGCCGAAATCCGTACCATCATGAAAATCAAGTCCATAGGAATTGACATTCTGACCAAGAAGAGTGATTTCTTTATACCCTTCTCGGGCAAGTTTCTCAATCTCACGACAAATATCATCAATCGTACGGCTTGTTTCCCTGCCGCGGACATAAGGCACAATACAATAAGTACAGAACTTATTGCATCCCTGCATAATAGGTACCCAAGCAAAAATCCGGCTTTTTCTCACAGAATGAAGTTCACTGTAATCATTCACGCGGTTCGGATTCATCTGCGTCATGACCACATGCGAACCTTCTGCCCCCCTGCGGGAAACAATATCCTTTAAATCATGGATATGGTATGGTCCAATAACAAAATCGATCACCGGCATACGCTCAATAAGCTTTCCTTTATTTTCCTGCGCCATGCATCCGGCAATCCCCAAAAGGACACCGGGCTTCTTCCCCTTTAATTTCTTTACCTCTCCAATTTTGCCATATACTTTCTCTTCTGCATTCTGCCGGATACTGCAGGTATTCAGAATAACAACATCGGCATCATCCAATATATCCGCCGGCACATAGCCAAGCTCTTCCAGCTGCCCGCTGATACGTTCCGTATCGCTTTCATTCATCTGGCAGCCATAGGTTTCTATAAAATATTTCTTATCAAAAGACACTTCTTTCAAAATAGTCCTCCAAGTATAACCATGATATTTAATTATATCATAACCGCCCCCATTCTCCTGAAAATGAAAAGCCTGCCCCTTACGGCGCAGACCCACTCATCCTGTTACATCAGTTATGATATTGACTTTAATTGTATCCAGAGCCATACCCGTGGTATGCTCAATTTCACGCTGAATCTTGTCACGCATCAGGTGAATCAGTTTCTTGATCTCCTGCGGCGTTCCCTGCCGGACCGTTACGTCAAGAGACAAAATGATACCATTCATCTGGCTTGTACTTTTCACACTGGAAATATGGCTGATATGTATCTTTCTCAGATCACGCACTGCGTAATGTGCCAGTGCTTCAATAACATGATTTGAAAAAGACAACTTTCCATAATAACTGAATACCGGACGGACGACAGATCGCTCTTCATTGCCCTTCGTTTTTCCCCTTACACTTCTGCGATTGCGGAAAAACTGAAGCGGATCTACAAGGTATCCTTTGAAATAGGGGCGCAGCTCCATCGTCGGCACAGGAATAACATGCTTTCCTTCCTTATGGCGTGCGTAATTTGCCTGAGCAATTTCCTCAGGTTTTGCCACATCCTCGATATGAATATACCGTGAAGGTGCAGGAAGCTTAAGTGTTGCAGCAATCTTCTGAACCATACGGTCAGATGTGCCGAGGATTAAAATACGCTCCGGATTGATTTTCATAATATGGAAAATTACATCTTCCGCCTGATTTGAATCCCAAAAAAGCGCGCGGCGTACCGCCGTTAAACGGCTGGCTTCCCTTTTTGCCGACTTTCCTGCCACAATACGATTATGATATATCAGGATCCCATCATCGATAATACAAGAAGCTTTATTTTCATAAGCTACCACAAGTGCACGGTCACTTTTCCCTGATCCCGGCGGTCCTGTAAATGCTAAAACATCCATACGATTCTCCCTGTCCGCAGGCAGCCTGTCCAATCCTTACAAGACAAAACTACTCTTCTCCTACAATTTGCACTTCCGTCATAAGTTCCACACCATACCCATCAAAAACCCGGCGCTTAATTTCAGAAATCAGGTTCATCATATCCGTACAGGACGCATGTCCGTCATTGATAAGGAACCCAGCATGTTTCATGCTTACCTTTGCATCACCTACGGCAAATCCCTTTAGTCCCATCTCCTCAATCATTTGCCCCACAAAATATCCAGCAGGACGCTTAAACGTACTTCCTGCACTCTTCTTCTCCAACGGCTGCTTCATGCGGCGGCGGCGATTAAACTCTTCCATCATTACTTCTATGTCATGAATATTACCAGGTGCAAGCTCCACTGTAATTTCCACAATTATTTCACCATTCTCCATAAAAAGACTGTGGCGGTAATCATAATGAAGCTTCGATTTATTGTAAACAGACAACTGCCCATTCCGATTACAGGAAAGAACAGACACCACAATATCTGCCATCTCCCCGTTATACGCACCAGCATTCATGTACGCCGCTCCACCTATAGTTCCGGGAATACCGGCGGCAAATTCCATCCCTGAAAGGCCATACTCCATTGCCGCCTTGGCAGCCTTTGCCGTAGAAACACCCGCAGCTACACGGAGCCGGTTTCCTTCATGAATAATAGACTGCAGCCGTCCCGTATAAATCACTACACCGCGGATTCCTTTATCACGAACAAGCAAATTTGCGCCGCCCCCAAGAATAAAAAACGGCACATTCGCTTTAGTGACCTCCACAATGACTTTCTGCAGCTCCTCTATCGTTTCAGGCATAACAAAACAGTCCGCTGCCCCACCGATACCAAATGTTGTGTGACGGCTCATGGGTTCATTCAGCTTAATTTGATTCTTTCTTAAAAAAGAAGAAAATAATTCCGTATATGCAACCATAAAAAATCCTTCTTAATACATATTCCTATTTTCACTATTATATGAATGAATATCTATATCGTCAATTATTCAAAAAGCACCATTCCCAAAATCTTTTTTACAATTTTTCAGCAAAATTACGATAAAAAAGAACTGCCTATGATTACACAGGACAGTTCTTCACAATTCTATGAAGCAAATCATCTGTCCAAATTGGTCATATCTCTTGCCACGACAAAGCGATCATAATCTTCTTCTGTCACGTAGCCCAGTTTCAAAGCAGCTTCT from Dialister invisus DSM 15470 includes:
- the miaB gene encoding tRNA (N6-isopentenyl adenosine(37)-C2)-methylthiotransferase MiaB encodes the protein MKEVSFDKKYFIETYGCQMNESDTERISGQLEELGYVPADILDDADVVILNTCSIRQNAEEKVYGKIGEVKKLKGKKPGVLLGIAGCMAQENKGKLIERMPVIDFVIGPYHIHDLKDIVSRRGAEGSHVVMTQMNPNRVNDYSELHSVRKSRIFAWVPIMQGCNKFCTYCIVPYVRGRETSRTIDDICREIEKLAREGYKEITLLGQNVNSYGLDFHDGTDFGSLIHAIDKIDGIKRVRYMTSHPKDMTFGMVDAMAASPKVVRHMHLPVQHGANEILRRMNRGYTIERFKELLKYVREKMPGITVTTDLITGFPGETEDMHEETLTLLKEMKFDSAYTFIYSPRRGTPAARMTNQVSDAVCHRRLQEIMNVENEISLSLNKEMEGKVYTVIAEGETKQNPDNWFGRTSGNKMVIFPKAGSLSVGDILKVRVDTAQTWILKGTIVE
- the murB gene encoding UDP-N-acetylmuramate dehydrogenase produces the protein MVAYTELFSSFLRKNQIKLNEPMSRHTTFGIGGAADCFVMPETIEELQKVIVEVTKANVPFFILGGGANLLVRDKGIRGVVIYTGRLQSIIHEGNRLRVAAGVSTAKAAKAAMEYGLSGMEFAAGIPGTIGGAAYMNAGAYNGEMADIVVSVLSCNRNGQLSVYNKSKLHYDYRHSLFMENGEIIVEITVELAPGNIHDIEVMMEEFNRRRRMKQPLEKKSAGSTFKRPAGYFVGQMIEEMGLKGFAVGDAKVSMKHAGFLINDGHASCTDMMNLISEIKRRVFDGYGVELMTEVQIVGEE